The region GTTGTTAAAAGGGCTATTATAGAAAACACTTACATGCTCTTATTTATTagaacaaattttagcaatagcgaccctgcaactctgtgtttaacccccctacacaaataggttaaacacatagttaaagtatcactcaggagccacagagaactgcttgtCCCTAGTAGAAAATGCTGCTGACCTTGTCATCATTGTTATAATATTATATGCTCTgacaaattagaacatgtcatcTTTGCACCACAATGTTAATTTCAGAAAAGGATATGACATAATCAAAAAGCGGAATAGACAAATTATGCAAATTAAGAAACTTTGCATATCTCTGCTGTTTAGCATTGTGGTGGTGGTAGTGTTATTACGCAGACTAGTAGAGAAATGTTTTCCACACATGAGAGAATTAATAAATAATAGATGATCTCACCTCTCCTGAGCATAATATTAATAATGTCTGTATTATGTTTTGCATCTAGTTTAAAGCTATTTCTGGTGAGCAGTGACTTACTCAGCGAATTTACTAAGAATACTTCAGGAACCTGCGCTAACTACAGTCTGGAATGGCCATTTCCGTAGCTGTCCTTGATTGCGATCTGTTGCTTTATGGTCGTGGACACCGTACACTTGACCGATTTCGTCTGGATGATGTCACAGATGAGTACCTGATGACTAATTATGGCTTTTCACGCCAGTTCATTGATTACCTTGTTGAACTGTTAAGTGGTAGCCTTACGCGACCTACGCAGAGATCTCGAGCTATAAGTCCCGAGACCCAAATCATGGCCGCTCTTGGATTCTACACCTCTGGATCATTCCAGACTCGCATGGGGGACACAATAGGAATCAGCCAAGCCTCAATGAGCCGATGTGTTACTAATGTCACAGATGCTCTTGTGGAGAGGGCCCCTCAGTTTATTCACTTTCCACGTGAGGAGGGCTCCATTCAAAGACTGAAAGATGAGTTCTACAACGTGGCAGGGGTCCCTGGTGTGCTTGGAGTTGTGGACTGCACCCATGTAACTATTAAAGCCCCAAATGCAGAGGACTTGTCCTATGTAAACCGTAAAGGCCTGCATTCATTAAACTGCTTACTGGCTTGTGATGCCCAGGGGCTCCTGCTGTGGGCAGAGACTCATCAGCCAGGGAGCATCCAGGACAATGTAGCCCTGCATCAGTCTGGTTTGTGCTCCCTGTTTGAGACAGACATGCAAAAACAGGGATGGCTGCTAGGTAAGTCAGAAACTACACTGTTAAGGGATTATTTTACTTCTGGCAGTTTCCAATGAATATACATATGGTGTTTTGTGCATATTaagtgtttcattaaagggacatgaaagtgcaaaaataaattgCAAGTTCTGAGCAGATTGATGACTactttgtgtgtttgtgttgtgtatgtatatatatgaccagggctctgtgaagaagcttTCGAGATATTTACTCCCTttctcaagtctaaagcaatactcaaTACTCAGTATTGCTTCAGTCTTAGGAAAGGGTGTAAATATCTTAAaatcttgtcttttaaatattatgttagtccactAAAAAAGGTATgattgcatactgcaatactctatttatttttaatatatgggtattgaaaagaatcagccccccttgaaaataatcagattttgttgctttgcagcctgaaataaagacagacacagcttttgtttatccagttgtaattactcagtgcaacttataacatccaagtaaaagatataacaccaatatttcaggcaaaaataaagacaattcataaacgtaatcactgagttggaaaaggaatcacccccttgtgtcagcattttgttgaaccaccttttgctttaattacagcctttagtctgttgggatatgtctctgctaactttgcacatctagactgtgcaatatttgccctctTTTCTTTGAAGAACTGcttcagttccgttacatttgatggtgaccttttgtggactgcagtcttcaagtcatgccacagatattcaatggggtttaattctgggctctgactaggccttGCAAGGATATTCACAATTTTCtcattcaaccactgtgtggtcatttttgtgtGTGCTTTGGGTAATTGTCATGTTGGGAGGTAAACCTTCTTCTAATTGACAACTTCTtggtagagggcagcagattttcctcaagaatttgacggtattttgccccatccattattccttctatcctgacaagtgctccagtgcctgctgcaggtAAAcaaccccataacaggatattaccacctccatgctttactgtaggtatggtgttatttggatggcgagctgtattggatttcctccatacatattgtttggtgttgaggccaaataattaaattttagtctcatttgACAAcaactttttccatgtggcctcagaatctccttggtgtgttatggcaaagctcagtcgtgactgcatgtggcctttctaaAGGAGTGgcttttttttcttgcaaccctcccatacaagccacatttctgaaacatttgtgatattgttgtcacatgcacacaatgaccactctttgtcataaattcccaAAACTGATTCAGAGTTGCTGTggacctcttggtagcctctctgaccagtttcttcCTGGctttttcatccagtttggagcgacgtcctgatccagagagggtctgtgttgtaccaaatactttccacttcttaataatagacttcactgtgcttctaggcatcgataaagcctttgatatttttttgtatccatcttctgacttgtgcctgtccacaacattatcctggagatcttttgacagtgccttgccacccatagttgattgtttgcttcagttgcactacccgGGACTgaaatgctccaggaaagctcttttcatgctgagctaatcaatatacccacagctgatcacagttgaatgtcaaatggctttgtgtgtgccgttgagaaggtgattggctaaacctgattgagtttacaagtaattttagtagggggtgatcctttttccaatccagtgattctgtttttgaattatctttatttttacctgacatgttggtgttctatctttcacttggatgttttaAGTTGCACTgaataattacaactggataaacaaaaactgtgtatttcaggctgcaaagcaacaaaatttgattattttcaagggggtgattattttcaaaacCCACTGTATAGAAATAGAGAGGGAGAAACTGAtactaggaataaattagaaagttgctgctctatctaaatcacgaaagtttaattttgactagactatccctttaaacatagtaATATATTCGATGAGGTTGAAAACAGACTGgagtccatagagttcaacctatacgaatctaatatacttacaaaaagctccagttgagcctgaattaatcccactaaaaggtgactcatttaatacaagcaattatatcaatgaattttgtttctaaccagaaatgtatgcaaacaatttttaaatgtatctagggtataggcattcactacctcctttggtaatgagttccacaatttttattgctcttacagtgaaaaaacgtttccgttgcaggagattaaatctcctttcctccaacgtTAAAATGTGACCTCTTatcacaaacaatttccttggaataaacagagcttctgccatctctgtatatggaccttgaatatatttatataaagtaatcatgtcacctctcaagcgcctttttttttctagagaaaacagacccagtttggctagcctctcctcatagcttaaattatccattccccttattagctttgtggcctttctctgaactttttctagttctgcaatatcttttttttgcgattggtccccagaactgcattccatactcaaggtgaggtcttaccagggatttatatagtgacagaattatgctttcctcccttgaatccatgcctcttttaatacatgctagtatcttattagcctttgaagccgctgccctgctttgtgcacccatctttagcttgttatcatcTATTActgctcccaaatccctttcctcctctgcttggctaagtcttgtcccatttaaataatacattgcctgttaatttttacttccaaaatgtagaatcttgcattttctcgtattaaatctaattttccatttacctgcccatacttctaatttttgtagatcctttTGTAACAAAAGttaatcctgctctgacctaatgaccttacttaacttagaatcatctgcaaaaatagagatgtcgctatttaatccttgctccaatcattaataaaaatattaaaaagaacagggcccagtactgatccgagggggactccactgattacctttgtccaatctaaatatgatccattcactactactcgttgctctctatcttttatccagttatttatccatgagctaacattttcagctattcccagtccattcattttgtgcattaatctctcatgtggcactgaaatcaaggggagtttcattAATGAATTCAGGGGCTCCGGCCGCACATGGCGCAACAAtgtccttcaatgaggtgacgtttgcacctctgaaccaatagacgtgcgtgtcaactgacaggtttctgtatgcacaCACCGcaattggttcagaggtgcaagcggca is a window of Bombina bombina isolate aBomBom1 unplaced genomic scaffold, aBomBom1.pri scaffold_368, whole genome shotgun sequence DNA encoding:
- the HARBI1 gene encoding putative nuclease HARBI1, which codes for MAISVAVLDCDLLLYGRGHRTLDRFRLDDVTDEYLMTNYGFSRQFIDYLVELLSGSLTRPTQRSRAISPETQIMAALGFYTSGSFQTRMGDTIGISQASMSRCVTNVTDALVERAPQFIHFPREEGSIQRLKDEFYNVAGVPGVLGVVDCTHVTIKAPNAEDLSYVNRKGLHSLNCLLACDAQGLLLWAETHQPGSIQDNVALHQSGLCSLFETDMQKQGWLLAGNSFLLCPWLMTPMQIPDSPSEYRYNMAHSATHSIMERTLRALRLRFRCLDGSKATLQYSPEKSAQIVLACCILHNIALQHGLDIWSVPGTAGFEPEENSGHVEPVESEAFRMRQELIHTHFS